The Sinomicrobium kalidii region GTTGAGATGGACTTATGGTTAGTCTTTCTATACCTTCCAATACGGTATTGGCATAATAGACCTGTGTATAGGCGTTTCTCCATTCGTTTTCACCATAAGTTTCACCCTCATAGATATCCCTGGCCCATATGTAGGCATTTCTGTATGTGTTGACCGATATCGTATTGTAGTCATCGGATGATACCAAGCCTAATGCCGGATCTCTAAACAGGTTGAAAACAGTATTGTTTTTTAACAGCTTTTCATAATCATCTAATGTAGCAGGTACAATCAATGATTGATTGGGCTTAGTATCTAAAAATTCCTCTTCCCATGTACACCCATTGATTACCGTACAGATCATGAGCGCAAGAATACCTTTTGCAGTTGTATATCGGAGATTCATGTTCTAAAATTTAATGTTTAAGCCAAATGATAAAGAAAACGGAGCAGGATATCCGCCTGCATAAATATCAGGGTCTATATGATGGTTATTCGCTCTCCATAGGATGCCTATATTGTTTAAATAACTATATAGTTGAATAGAAGCTACCTCGCCATTTGTAATCCGGGATATATCCCAGTCATACTTCAAGGTAATGTCCTGGAGGCGTATGTGATCTCCCCGTTCAACAAAAATTTCAGATTGCGTATAAAAACTTTGGCGGGCGGAATTTACAGGTGGTACTTGCATTGAAGGTATATGGGTTCTGAGCTTGTCGCCGGGTTGCTGCCACCGGTCATAATAATCGGAGTGAATAAATAATCCATTATTATAAATTACCCCGTTTTCGATGGTATTCCTTCTGAAATAGTAATTTGCTTTAAAAAGCAGGTTAAAAGAAACTGAAAACCGCTTATAGGAAAACGTATTTCTAAAAGAACCGAATGTGGTTGGACGTGCCGATCCATGATAGACCAAATCGTCAACGGTTGTTCCTGACCGGATCCGGTTGTAATCCGTGCTCAGCTTTCCGTCTACGTATCCCTGCGGGTCTCCGGTATCCGATGTCAGACCTCCCCACTTATAGCTATAAACACCAAATAGACTGTTTCCTTCTATGGGTTGAACAACACCTGGTCTTATGCCGACCAATAAACTTAATGGAGAAATATCAAGATGGTATTGGGTCACAATATCTTTTACATAACTAAACAGAAGATTTGAAGTCCACTTGAAAGTTCCTTTATGGATATTGATTGAGCTTAAATGGATATCAATACCGTTGGTTCTGACATTCGAAGTATTGCCGTAATACGAATCTAATCCCGTTGATCCGGGAATTTGGCTGAGGCCAAACAGATCTTCTCCCGATTTTATGTAATATTCAACGGAGCCAGTAACGATTTGATTCTTAAGACCAAAGTCCAGCCCGATGTTCAACGTCTTTATCCGTTCCCACCTCAAATCCGGATTTCCGGGATTAACGATGGAGGCGTATGGTGTTCCGTAAAACCAGGAACGACTCAGGGACCGGAACGTAGCAACAGCTGTGACCGATTTATCGATATTCCCGTTTGCACCATAGGTGAGACGGATTTTCCCATAGGGCAGAAAGCCTACATTGTAAAAGTTTTCGTTAGAAAAATTCCATGCCAACCCGGTCGAGAACAACGGGACTGCCTTTTGGTTGGTGTTTACTCCAAATAGATTTGACTTGTCTATCCGCCCGCTTACCGAAATAGTATACCTGTTGTCATAAGTATAACTTCCATTTCCAAAATAAGAGAGGTATCGGTCATTGAGTTGGGTTGTGCCAATATTATTCGGGATAACCCGTGAACCAGCGGGTATGGTGGGAAATGATGTGGTATAATCAACATTGGTAAATGCCAGGTTTTCCTTATTATAACCGTATAAGGTGTTTGAATTTGACTTAGTAACCGTTTCGTTGACTTCTGTTCCCAAAAGCGCAACCACTTCATGTGCCTGCCAGCCTTTTGAGTAGTCTAATTGCCCCCTTGCCCGGTGCGATGTTAATGTGGTGTGGGATTCCTGCAGTATGCCACCCAACGGTACGGGATACCGATCTTCGCTATTCAACCGGGTAAATTGGTTAATCAGGTCACGTGTGTGGTAGGTATCCTGGCTATAATGATCATTGTTTTGAGTACCGGCCCTTTCGTATTGGTACTGGAGGGATAGCTTAAGCTCATTCCCGATATCGTAATTTAGTCTTGTATTGAACCTATTGTGAATTTGTGACTGACGATTGTCGGCAAACCGCATTTCATCATAAGGTCTGTAATGCCAGTCTAAAAGGCGCCCTTCTCCAACCGTATCAATATATGCTGGATTTCTACGTGCTACGGCAAGCGCTTCTCCGGTTTTATCATTAACCAGATCGAGATAAGGGGGTGTCGGAAAAAGAGATGAGTTCAGTTGCTGAACAGCATCGTTTGATTTTGTATTACTATAAGTCAAATTTGCTGTTCCGGTAATAGTAAGCCGTTCCATTGGCGAAAGTTCTACCTGCAATCCTATCGTAGTGCGTGCATTATCGTTACCAATTGCTGTACTTCTATGAGTGTCGTGGCCAAGCGAAAAATAATATGTACTATTCGCTGAACCGCCACGCATATTAACCGCGTACTGGTTGTTAATACTGCTTTGATAAAAATATTTCTTTAAATCATCCCTGTAATCATTGTTTCGGTAAGCATCGATCTGCCGATACCCCGCTTCACTATCCAAATTTCCCTTTTTAATCTGGTCAAGAATATGGACGACCGGGGTTACCGCGGGAAATCCGGACGTATTATCTAACGTAGTATTGTAGTATCCATCGTGAAAGTTATCAATTTCCAGATCAATATAATCATTGGAAGAAATGCCAAGCATAGGTTTATAATAAAGGTCAGGTTTGTTTCCGATGGTGGTATTGATATTGGCTTCTATCCGGATCTTTTGATTAAGGCGTCCTTTTTTCGTTGTTATTACAATAACACCATTTCCGGATTTCACTCCCCATATACTTGAAGCTGCAGCATCTTTTAAAATTGTAATATCTTCAATATCGTTGGGATTGAGGTTTGAAATGGGACCATCATACGGAAAATTGTCTACAACGATGAGAGGCTGGTCGTTTGCAAACAGGGTTGTATGCCCCCGGATATTCAAATCAAGCCCTCCGTCTGCGCTTTCCGGAGTGTTTTTGTTAAATAAGAGACCGGGAACATTACCTTCGAGACGTTCCAGAATATTCGGGCTTACCCTTTGGTTGAGAAGTTCATTATCGGCATGAACAAAAGAGCCTGTGGAACGCTCTCCGGGTAATTGTTGATACCCCGTATTCAGCACAACTTCATCCAAAGCAACTACATCCTCTTCCAACTGCACATTTAAAACTTCCCTTCCGGAAACGGGAAACTCCACTTTCTTAAACCCCACAAACGAATACACCAAAGTATCCTGAGAAGAGGCCATAATCGAATAGCTCCCGTCAAAATCAGAAATCGTCCCCTGCCCTTTTCCAGACACTACGATATTCACGCCCCCTAAAGGCTCCCCGTTCCTATCAGTAACCGTCCCGGTAATTTGGTGTTGCGCAGTAGTTTGAAAAGGTGGCGAAGCCAAAAGTGGCACAGGCAGGTTAAGTAAAATAAAGGCAATAGATATGGGGCACCAGCAGGACAGGCCTACTAATGTGGTGATCTTCATAGTTTTAATATTTGAGTGTTAGTGAATACTCCCCATACCCGTGGGGTAAGACGTATGGATATGGTTTACCGTAAAAGGGGTGTGCGGTTGCGGAAAGGTTCTTTCTAAGCAGACGATCCCTGCCGGAGTTTTTGTATATCGTTTGCAATTTCCTCCATCAGGGTCTTGTTGCTTTCCTGTAATTCCCGGAAGGTTGCCATTTCCGCGCTCCATGCTTCCCGGAGCTGTTCCAATTTTTGGTGTGTTTTTTTCATAATAAGTGTGTTAATGTATTAAGTTTTAAAAACCGGCCACCGCGGCCAATAAGAAAACAAATTGAATTTGCTCGTAAAGAGAAAACCGCTTACCTTTATTGGCATTGCGTATAACCATGAAATGCAGCGGTCTTTTACCCTGTGGCAAAACCTATTGTGTTTTCCGCGGGTACGGGGCCGGTTGTGCCCTCGTTATTCAAGGGCCCATTTTAGTTTTTTTGAAATAAAATGTAGCGATTGGAGTTGGAGCTGGCTGTTTTGGCACAGGGCAAAGCCTGTTGCCGTAAAATGCTCTGGTGGGTGTGTTTTTCTCGTTTTCATAGTCTCGATGATTATGTAAACGACATGCACTCGGGAAGCTTAGGAATAACCATATTGGAAAAAACCAATAGGGCAGTCTCAATGCTTTGAACGTGGTACCGCTAAGAACCGCCAAGCCGAAACCTGGTTCCCCAAAGACTTACATGAGACCCGCCCTATCGGACTATTATAGCAAAGATAATAAATCCAATAGATAGCGAGCTCACGGCCGACTCATAGGGAAAATTAGCGGTTTTCGTTTATGAGTGACATCGTTAGTGATGCATTATTTAACGCTTCACTGTATTGTCGCCTGTTATTAACAATACAAACATACAAAGTTTGCCGTTTAACGACAAACTTTTTTAAATAAAAATCTAATTCAATGAGTAACACTAATAGATTAGACGAAGTATTTACAAAAAGAAAAATTACCAATAGGGTCGTTGCCAAATACGTAAAAAGGTCAGAAGGCACAGTATCTAAATGGCGAAATAACAAAAGACAACCCTCTGTACATGAGCTCAACAAAATCGCAGAACTTCTAAGAGAGGATATTAGAAACCTTTTGCATAAGAGTGATTGGTCAGAGAGTAAGGCTCCTACATACTTAGAATTTAAAAGTCAACTCAAAAAAGACAATAGGTAATGCATAAGCTTAATTATCCCATACGATTTTTTGAATTAGAGATTAATACTGCTGATAATACAATAGAAGCGTGTGGATATGCGTAACCCTAAATGGCATCCTGATGAAATACTTTTAGCGCTATCCTAAAATTAACCTTTAACCAATTATTCAAACATATATGAAAAAGATTAAAATCCCCAATAGCGAAGTCCGGGAATTAGTATCAGGCAAAACCTATAGCTTTCCGAAATATACCACTCAGTTAATGAATTTAGCAAACTCGAATGCCCAGGGTACAAGACCTCATGTTGTGGGGCAAATGAGTGATCTTATCCAGGAATTTCCAGGCAGGACCATTAGTGGATGGCAAAAGTGGTACTTGGAAAAGCAACCAGAAGCTATCGAAAATGCTACAGAAAAGGTATACGCCATGATTCGACAGTTCCAGGAGGTTATTGATGAGATTGATAAGGAAATGGTCAGAAATTGGGTTGAAGAGTTAGTGATTATAAAAACATTTTCGGGCTTAAGGTTTCAGGATGCTATTTTAAAGCGGGTGGGCCAAGCAAAAAGCACCACTTGCAGGTTAGCTATGCCGGAAGAAGAAAGCAGAGGTATCGACGGGTATATCGGTGATATGCCGGTAAGCATTAAACCTATTTCCTATAAGAGCAAAATATTAAATGAACGGATTGATGCATCGCTGATTTTCTATAACAAAAAAAAGGATGGTATAACGATAGAGTATGACTTCTAAAATAGCAAATGTCTATGTTTACACAAGAACAAATACAAGCATTGTTAAATGTTTTACCGGAAAGAAAGGAGGATGCAATTAATGCTCCTGAATTAGCACGAGCTTTGGGCTATTCGTCTTTACCAAACCAGGAAGAATTAAGAGCCCTTATCAGGCAAGCAATTCGGGAGAATCATCTAATAGGAAGCGACAATAGTGGTTATTGGCTGATAAATAGTCTTGATGAATTAGAAGATATCTTAGATTCACTGGAACGAAGAGCTAAAAGGACATGTGATAGAAGGAATCATTTGCTAAATGCCTGGAATGAGAAATACCCAGACAATTTATCAATTAAAATCAGTAAAGATGTAAATTAAAATCTATGCAAGAATTCACGTTAAGTATTGATCCCAATAAATTCAGGTCGACCAATTCTTCCTGGAACAACTTAATGCTTAATGCCCCCTGGTCCGTAGGTTATGTTACAACTTTAATTGAGCTTACTTCATTTAAGCAAAAAGAGGATTGGGAAGATTTTTATTATCAAAGCGGAGAACAACGCGAAGAATTAATATCTGGCTTAACTCCTGAGCAACAGAATATATTAAATGATGCGTCTTTGGTACTCATTAATAAAACTGCCATTAACCAACTAAGCTGGGATATGAGAAATTTAAATACGCAATACGGCAGAACTAAGAAAAGATTGCAGGACAAAGGTCTTATTCTGTATGAATCGGTAAAAGACAACGGATGGGGCTTAACTATTGAGGAATGTATCGAATGCGTGCGTTTTCGGGTCATTTGTGAAACCTGGAATGGGGTAATCGTCAGGGAAAAAAATACTGTTGAAAAACTAAAACAGCTATTCCCCCAAACCGAATTTAGAAAAGTAAGCGGAGAAAAAGACCACACTTATGCTGTAGATTATGAGCTATATAAAAACAGCGTTTTAACCGTAGCTATTCAAATAAAACCTAAATCATACACCTGGAACGCACCCTATATTCAAAAAGCAAAAAATGCGAATAGGCGTAAAAATCAAAAATATTTAGACGAATTCGGAGTCCAGGTTTTTGATGTCATTGCCGACAGTAAAGGAAATATTCTAAATTCTGATATCCTTAAAAAACTTTAGACAACTCCTACGGTAGAATCTAATTTCTTTTTATCCAAAATTGATGTATCAACAGGTGCCGCCGTTACATAATCGGCCATAAACGA contains the following coding sequences:
- a CDS encoding SusC/RagA family TonB-linked outer membrane protein, producing MKITTLVGLSCWCPISIAFILLNLPVPLLASPPFQTTAQHQITGTVTDRNGEPLGGVNIVVSGKGQGTISDFDGSYSIMASSQDTLVYSFVGFKKVEFPVSGREVLNVQLEEDVVALDEVVLNTGYQQLPGERSTGSFVHADNELLNQRVSPNILERLEGNVPGLLFNKNTPESADGGLDLNIRGHTTLFANDQPLIVVDNFPYDGPISNLNPNDIEDITILKDAAASSIWGVKSGNGVIVITTKKGRLNQKIRIEANINTTIGNKPDLYYKPMLGISSNDYIDLEIDNFHDGYYNTTLDNTSGFPAVTPVVHILDQIKKGNLDSEAGYRQIDAYRNNDYRDDLKKYFYQSSINNQYAVNMRGGSANSTYYFSLGHDTHRSTAIGNDNARTTIGLQVELSPMERLTITGTANLTYSNTKSNDAVQQLNSSLFPTPPYLDLVNDKTGEALAVARRNPAYIDTVGEGRLLDWHYRPYDEMRFADNRQSQIHNRFNTRLNYDIGNELKLSLQYQYERAGTQNNDHYSQDTYHTRDLINQFTRLNSEDRYPVPLGGILQESHTTLTSHRARGQLDYSKGWQAHEVVALLGTEVNETVTKSNSNTLYGYNKENLAFTNVDYTTSFPTIPAGSRVIPNNIGTTQLNDRYLSYFGNGSYTYDNRYTISVSGRIDKSNLFGVNTNQKAVPLFSTGLAWNFSNENFYNVGFLPYGKIRLTYGANGNIDKSVTAVATFRSLSRSWFYGTPYASIVNPGNPDLRWERIKTLNIGLDFGLKNQIVTGSVEYYIKSGEDLFGLSQIPGSTGLDSYYGNTSNVRTNGIDIHLSSINIHKGTFKWTSNLLFSYVKDIVTQYHLDISPLSLLVGIRPGVVQPIEGNSLFGVYSYKWGGLTSDTGDPQGYVDGKLSTDYNRIRSGTTVDDLVYHGSARPTTFGSFRNTFSYKRFSVSFNLLFKANYYFRRNTIENGVIYNNGLFIHSDYYDRWQQPGDKLRTHIPSMQVPPVNSARQSFYTQSEIFVERGDHIRLQDITLKYDWDISRITNGEVASIQLYSYLNNIGILWRANNHHIDPDIYAGGYPAPFSLSFGLNIKF
- a CDS encoding MjaI family restriction endonuclease, whose product is MKKIKIPNSEVRELVSGKTYSFPKYTTQLMNLANSNAQGTRPHVVGQMSDLIQEFPGRTISGWQKWYLEKQPEAIENATEKVYAMIRQFQEVIDEIDKEMVRNWVEELVIIKTFSGLRFQDAILKRVGQAKSTTCRLAMPEEESRGIDGYIGDMPVSIKPISYKSKILNERIDASLIFYNKKKDGITIEYDF
- a CDS encoding MjaI family restriction endonuclease — its product is MQEFTLSIDPNKFRSTNSSWNNLMLNAPWSVGYVTTLIELTSFKQKEDWEDFYYQSGEQREELISGLTPEQQNILNDASLVLINKTAINQLSWDMRNLNTQYGRTKKRLQDKGLILYESVKDNGWGLTIEECIECVRFRVICETWNGVIVREKNTVEKLKQLFPQTEFRKVSGEKDHTYAVDYELYKNSVLTVAIQIKPKSYTWNAPYIQKAKNANRRKNQKYLDEFGVQVFDVIADSKGNILNSDILKKL
- a CDS encoding helix-turn-helix transcriptional regulator → MSNTNRLDEVFTKRKITNRVVAKYVKRSEGTVSKWRNNKRQPSVHELNKIAELLREDIRNLLHKSDWSESKAPTYLEFKSQLKKDNR